From the Spodoptera frugiperda isolate SF20-4 chromosome 16, AGI-APGP_CSIRO_Sfru_2.0, whole genome shotgun sequence genome, one window contains:
- the LOC118280651 gene encoding microtubule-associated serine/threonine-protein kinase 3 isoform X2 gives MDRRCSQSVRTLVFDDSDSDPPKLGQKKDLSSTGAPLSLNQSAEDATKTSRQSNLVRMRRSALGKSAPTLSVHVKETCAVSRRPSRLPPPPPHHRLSLVVGSGRCSSPGTGPLSPAEGPRWPHVHHPHPLHHALLSSSVKRGKELDGRRWSVASLPSSGYGTTPGSSSLSSQCSSQERLLAVQAVCEPPRAPCPHCHQHQNSLNSSQGSGMNNWASLSDSGGSGNTAARAPSPQSPARRVRSRSLSSPSRTGGGGGSSGGSGSRDDAVSAMSALFAARFPAAQKAMDDKLRALIDEVLELDKKPDRPPIERFVQRQVLEMARDCLHKSESKQVTSTYFYDMADSLDRLLAETREKSAEAGNQVAPLVTRLILAMARPARLLECLEFDPERFYRLLEAAEGHAKHQQGITTDIPQYIIHKLGLSRDPLAELHAPPPPPPPQNTSPSKTRGRQSPPSGQGSTNAPPSENDYHVIKLISNGAYGAVYLVKHKQTRTRYAMKKISKNNLILRNQVEQAFAERDILSFADNPFVVTMYCSFETKRHLCFVLEFVEGGDCATLLRAGPLPPDMARHYFAEAVLAVEYLHSYGIVHRDLKPDNLLITATGHIKLTDFGLSKMGLMSLATNLYEEYADREARQFSDKQVCGTPEYIAPEVILRQGYGKPVDWWSMGIILYEFLVGCVPFFGDTPEELFAHTVNDDIEWPSEEDFPIAVEARAIITELLARNPRDRLGTGGTHQVKEHVYFCGLDWNNLLRRKAEFIPQLDNDEDTSYFDTRCDRYNHSEVDTDEAAEPPEAADDAGLFAAFSSTSPQWRRHYHHSCAEHDSRSTDSWPGTPDSAGPPTTPTAPLHHHPKCPMVGGTSTAESSQTDSDDVSPAARRRAALRPQHGPQHGPHHSLHAHPLAHPHPHPHPIPHPHPAPALLPHPHLSTTSTSMALVPRLSDISKKDEPHKSLSLDKPDRVERPDRPDRPDRPDRPERPEKSRPTAIVPKSMRRSASTSGLSLVIHPDDSTLSIGAGSPCAGNTSSTNSSRDSSPCRDPPSPFALPSHSLIQSSKPPIVVRRGPRGFGFTIHTVRVYYGDTDYYTMHHLVSAVNEQGAAWAAGLRAGDLITQLNGESVQGLLHTQVLRLLLAAPHATLRATPLDQTTIQAGGRRRAWCGRRATAPPRPRPRRRCSLFRRISTKRASQEMHQMVSSGECVSSPSPAPASPAADSPLHTTTTTHYQRPSSLHGLKHKLVAGGGVGAVGGGGEVRRASLQHMPLSPLARTPSPSPQPQPASPTSRCEARSPSPLAVRDCAGVGGVAGGRRAWPRRDPASPLLRRALSPDRLHPRSAESKCSISPLCCGGAGAVSGSVASAGSGAGGARRGVVWRAAAPAPPTPTPPPADKLDDAPAPLPRIAEEKDSPTHHARNLPNRTPSKQAAPSIFTSSPKPSLDKSAFDTSASFASLSLSDESFIDTSADLSLLDTSREVYLDDSRTSTDASIIIEEKPKKITIPDPPVEVQPKARKKSDSSLKDEDLKSKDKQKTKPEKPELKKQDSISRIEEKMDYAAVLKEDKSKEKVMERTGSVKKVEKQEKEKKVEKDKKQEKVEAKRSESVKRSEGLKKQESVDTIKSPEPLESEGRSKNSMVSKLLGVMGRKGTRDRDDDDHRGSKKADKHAKKKSSNLPPQPQQPVKSEPVTQEKPSDRESEEKKSKKSRGRASSSSSGEK, from the exons CGATGGTCGCAGGTGGTCGGTGGCGTCACTTCCATCATCAGGCTACGGGACTACTCCGGGGAGCTCTAGTCTATCT TCGCAATGCTCGTCCCAGGAGAGGCTGCTCGCAGTGCAGGCGGTGTGCGAGCCGCCGCGAGCTCCGTGTCCACATTGCCATCAGCACCAGAACTCGCTCAA CAGTTCACAGGGCAGCGGCATGAACAACTGGGCGTCGCTGTCGGACAGCGGCGGCAGTGGCAACACCGCTGCGCGCGCGCCCTCGCCGCAGAGCCCCGCGCGACGCGTGCGCAGCAGAAGTTTGAG TTCGCCGTCCCGCACGGGTGGCGGGGGCGGGTCCAGCGGTGGCTCGGGCTCCAGAGACGATGCGGTGTCCGCCATGTCTGCACTCTTCGCTGCGCGCTTCCCCGCCGCGCAGAAAGCTATGGATGACAA ATTACGAGCGTTAATCGACGAAGTGCTAGAGTTGGACAAGAAGCCTGACCGGCCGCCCATCGAGAGATTTGTACAGAGACAG GTGTTGGAGATGGCTCGCGACTGCTTACACAAGTCGGAGTCGAAGCAAGTCACCAGCACCTATTTCTACGACATGGCGGATAGTCTGGACAGGCTACTTGCTGAG ACTAGAGAGAAATCAGCGGAAGCCGGCAACCAAGTAGCTCCCCTGGTGACTCGGCTGATACTCGCCATGGCACGGCCGGCGCGCCTGCTCGAGTGTCTCGAGTTCGATCCCGAGCGGTTCTACCGACTGCTGGAGGCCGCTGAGGGACATGCCAAGCATCAGCAG GGTATAACGACGGATATCCCGCAGTATATAATTCACAAGCTGGGCCTCTCCCGGGACCCGTTAGCTGAACTCCACGCCCCACCGCCACCCCCACCGCCACAGAATACCTCGCCTTCCAA AACGCGAGGTCGTCAGTCCCCGCCCAGTGGGCAGGGCTCCACCAACGCCCCGCCCTCCGAGAACGACTACCATGTCATCAAACTGATCTCCAACGGCGCCTACGGAGCCGTCTACCTGGTGAAACACAAACAGACTAGGACTAG GTACGCAATGAAGAAGATAAGTAAAAACAATTTGATATTAAGAAATCAAGTGGAACAAGCGTTTGCTGAGCGAGATATCCTCAGTTTTGCTGACAATCCTTTCGTG GTGACGATGTACTGCTCGTTCGAGACGAAGCGCCACCTGTGCTTCGTGCTGGAGTTCGTGGAGGGCGGGGACTGCGCCACGCTGCTGCGCGCCGGCCCGCTGCCGCCCGACATGGCGCGCCACTACTTCGCCGAGGCCGTGCTCGCCGTCGAGTACCTGCACTCCTACGGCATCGTGCACCGGGACCTTAAGCCTGATAA TTTGTTAATAACGGCGACCGGTCACATTAAACTGACGGATTTTGGTCTCAGCAAGATGGGATTGATGTCGT TGGCGACGAATCTATACGAGGAGTATGCGGACAGGGAGGCGAGGCAGTTCTCCGACAAACAAGTCTGTGGCACTCCGGAGTATATCGCGCCTGAAGTCATACTCAGACAG GGTTACGGCAAGCCGGTGGACTGGTGGTCGATGGGTATAATCCTGTACGAGTTCCTGGTCGGCTGCGTGCCCTTCTTCGGAGACACTCCTGAGGAGCTGTTCGCACATACTGTCAACG ACGACATCGAGTGGCCGTCGGAGGAGGACTTCCCCATCGCGGTGGAGGCGCGCGCCATCATCACGGAGCTGCTGGCCAGGAACCCACGGGACCGGCTCGGGACTGGCGGCACGCACCAGGTCAAG GAACACGTGTACTTCTGTGGCCTGGACTGGAACAACCTGTTGCGAAGGAAAGCGGAGTTTATACCGCAGCTGGACAACGATGAGGACACCAGCTACTTCGACA CGCGCTGCGACCGCTACAACCACAGCGAGGTGGACACGGACGAGGCGGCGGAGCCCCCCGAGGCGGCCGACGACGCCGGCCTCTTCGCCGCCTTCTCCTCCACCTCGCCGCAGTGGCGCCGACACTACCACCACTCCTGCGCTGAACACGACTCTAGG AGCACGGACAGTTGGCCCGGCACCCCGGACAGTGCGGGTCCGCCCACTACCCCCACCGCGCCGCTGCATCACCATCCTAAATGTCCG ATGGTGGGAGGCACATCGACAGCGGAGTCTTCCCAGACGGACAGCGACGACGTGTCGCCGGCGGCACGgcgccgcgccgcactgcgGCCGCAACACGGCCCGCAACATGGCCCGCACCACTCCCTGCACGCGCACCCCCTGGCACACCCCCACCCCCACCCGCACCCCATCCCCCACCCGCACCCCGCGCCCGCCTTGTTGCCACATCCCCATCTATCTACTACTTCTACATCAATGGCGCTTGTGCCTAGACT ATCCGATATATCGAAGAAGGACGAGCCCCACAAGAGCCTTAGCCTGGACAAGCCCGACCGGGTCGAGCGCCCCGACCGCCCAGACCGCCCAGACCGCCCGGACCGCCCCGAGCGGCCCGAGAAATCGCGCCCCACTGCCATCGTCCCCAAGTCCATGCGACGGTCCGCTAGCACGTCTGGACTGTCCCTGGTTATACATCCAG ACGACAGTACGCTGAGTATCGGCGCGGGATCCCCGTGCGCGGGCAACACGTCGTCCACGAACTCGTCCCGCGACTCGTCCCCCTGCCGGGACCCCCCCTCGCCCTTCGCGCTGCCCAGCCACTC GCTGATCCAGTCGTCGAAGCCCCCGATAGTGGTGCGGCGCGGGCCGCGCGGGTTCGGGTTCACCATCCACACCGTGCGCGTCTACTACGGCGACACCGACTACTACACCATGCACCATCTTGTCTCG GCGGTGAACGAGCAAGGCGCGGCGTGGGCGGCGGGGCtccgcgccggggacctcatCACGCAGCTCAACGGGGAGTCCGTGCAGGGACTGCTGCACACGCAG GTTCTCCGACTGCTACTGGCCGCTCCCCACGCCACGCTGCGGGCGACTCCGCTAGACCAAACTACTATACAG GCGGGTGGCCGACGTCGTGCATGGTGCGGTCGTCGCGCGACGGCGCCCCCCCGGCCGCGCCCCCGGCGGCGCTGCTCGCTGTTCCGCAGGATCTCCACCAAGCGGGCCTCGCAGGAGATGCACCAG ATGGTATCATCGGGAGAATGTGTATCGTCCCCATCCCCCGCGCCCGCGTCCCCCGCCGCCGACAGCCCGCTACATACAACCACCACTACACACTACCAACG GCCATCTTCCCTCCACGGGTTGAAGCACAAGTTAGTAGCAGGCGGTGGAGTAGGCGCAGTGGGAGGAGGGGGTGAAGTCCGCCGCGCCTCCCTGCAACACATGCCCCTCTCCCCCCTCGCACGCACCCCATCCCCCTCGCCGCAACCACAACCGGCCTCGCCTACTAG CCGATGCGAAGCGCGAAGCCCCTCCCCCTTGGCCGTGCGGGACTGCGCGGGAGTGGGGGGCGTGGCCGGGGGACGGAGGGCGTGGCCTCGCCGGGACCCCGCCTCCCCACTGCTCAGAAGAGCTCTCTCGCCTGACAG ACTACACCCCCGCTCGGCGGAATCGAAGTGCTCGATATCGCCACTATGttgcgggggcgcgggcgccgTGTCAGGCTCAGTAGCCAGTGCGGGCAGCGGCGCAgggggcgcgcggcgcggcgtggTGTGGCGGGCcgccgcccccgcgccccccacGCCCACGCCGCCCCCCGCCGACAAACTCGAcgatgcgcccgcgccgctgccCAGGATCGCGGAGGAGAAGGACTCCCCTACACATCATGCTAGGAACTTGCCTAATAG GACCCCGTCCAAGCAGGCGGCGCCCAGCATCTTCACGTCGTCCCCCAAGCCGAGCCTGGACAAGTCGGCGTTCGACACGTCGGCCTCGTTCGCGTCGCTCTCTCTCTCCGACGAGTCCTTCATTGACACGTCCGCTGATCTCTCGCTACTGGACACGTCGCGAGAGGTGTATTTGG ATGACAGTCGAACAAGCACGGACGCGAGCATAATTATAGAAGAGAAACCGAAAAAGATCACAATACCCGACCCACCAGTGGAAGTACAGCCTAAAGCCAGAAAGAAATCCGACTCTAGTCTCAAGGACGAGGACTTAAAATCGAAAGACAAGCAAAAAACCAAACCAGAAAAGccagaattaaaaaaacaagattCCATATCCAGAATTGAAGAGAAAATGGACTATGCAGCAGTGTTGAAAGAAGATAAGTCCAAAGAAAAAGTCATGGAAAGGACTGGTTCAGTGAAAAAGGTTGAGAAAcaagagaaagagaaaaaagTGGAGAAAGACAAGAAACAGGAGAAGGTTGAAGCGAAGAGGAGTGAGTCTGTCAAGAGGAGTGAGGGGCTCAAGAAGCAGGAGTCTGTTGATACTATTAAG TCACCAGAACCACTGGAATCGGAAGGTCGTTCGAAGAACAGCATGGTCAGCAAGCTGCTGGGAGTGATGGGGCGCAAGGGGACCAGGGATAGAGACGATGATGACCACAGAGGAAGCAAGAAAGCTGATAAACATGCCAAGAAGAAG aGTAGTAACCTACCACCGCAACCACAACAACCGGTCAAGTCAGAACCGGTCACGCAAGAGAAACCTTCAGATAGAGAATCAGAAGAAAAGAAATCGAAGAAATCCCGCGGTAGAGCCTCCAGCTCGTCATCAGGAGAAAAGTAA
- the LOC118280651 gene encoding microtubule-associated serine/threonine-protein kinase 3 isoform X3 — protein MDRRCSQSVRTLVFDDSDSDPPKLGQKKDLSSTGAPLSLNQSAEDATKTSRQSNLVRMRRSALGKSAPTLSVHVKETCAVSRRPSRLPPPPPHHRLSLVVGSGRCSSPGTGPLSPAEGPRWPHVHHPHPLHHALLSSSVKRGKELDGRRWSVASLPSSGYGTTPGSSSLSSQCSSQERLLAVQAVCEPPRAPCPHCHQHQNSLNSSQGSGMNNWASLSDSGGSGNTAARAPSPQSPARRVRSRSLSSPSRTGGGGGSSGGSGSRDDAVSAMSALFAARFPAAQKAMDDKLRALIDEVLELDKKPDRPPIERFVQRQVLEMARDCLHKSESKQVTSTYFYDMADSLDRLLAETREKSAEAGNQVAPLVTRLILAMARPARLLECLEFDPERFYRLLEAAEGHAKHQQGITTDIPQYIIHKLGLSRDPLAELHAPPPPPPPQNTSPSKTRGRQSPPSGQGSTNAPPSENDYHVIKLISNGAYGAVYLVKHKQTRTRYAMKKISKNNLILRNQVEQAFAERDILSFADNPFVVTMYCSFETKRHLCFVLEFVEGGDCATLLRAGPLPPDMARHYFAEAVLAVEYLHSYGIVHRDLKPDNLLITATGHIKLTDFGLSKMGLMSLATNLYEEYADREARQFSDKQVCGTPEYIAPEVILRQGYGKPVDWWSMGIILYEFLVGCVPFFGDTPEELFAHTVNDDIEWPSEEDFPIAVEARAIITELLARNPRDRLGTGGTHQVKEHVYFCGLDWNNLLRRKAEFIPQLDNDEDTSYFDTRCDRYNHSEVDTDEAAEPPEAADDAGLFAAFSSTSPQWRRHYHHSCAEHDSRSTDSWPGTPDSAGPPTTPTAPLHHHPKCPMVGGTSTAESSQTDSDDVSPAARRRAALRPQHGPQHGPHHSLHAHPLAHPHPHPHPIPHPHPAPALLPHPHLSTTSTSMALVPRLSDISKKDEPHKSLSLDKPDRVERPDRPDRPDRPDRPERPEKSRPTAIVPKSMRRSASTSGLSLVIHPADDSTLSIGAGSPCAGNTSSTNSSRDSSPCRDPPSPFALPSHSLIQSSKPPIVVRRGPRGFGFTIHTVRVYYGDTDYYTMHHLVSAVNEQGAAWAAGLRAGDLITQLNGESVQGLLHTQVLRLLLAAPHATLRATPLDQTTIQAGGRRRAWCGRRATAPPRPRPRRRCSLFRRISTKRASQEMHQMVSSGECVSSPSPAPASPAADSPLHTTTTTHYQRPSSLHGLKHKLVAGGGVGAVGGGGEVRRASLQHMPLSPLARTPSPSPQPQPASPTRLHPRSAESKCSISPLCCGGAGAVSGSVASAGSGAGGARRGVVWRAAAPAPPTPTPPPADKLDDAPAPLPRIAEEKDSPTHHARNLPNRTPSKQAAPSIFTSSPKPSLDKSAFDTSASFASLSLSDESFIDTSADLSLLDTSREVYLDDSRTSTDASIIIEEKPKKITIPDPPVEVQPKARKKSDSSLKDEDLKSKDKQKTKPEKPELKKQDSISRIEEKMDYAAVLKEDKSKEKVMERTGSVKKVEKQEKEKKVEKDKKQEKVEAKRSESVKRSEGLKKQESVDTIKSPEPLESEGRSKNSMVSKLLGVMGRKGTRDRDDDDHRGSKKADKHAKKKSSNLPPQPQQPVKSEPVTQEKPSDRESEEKKSKKSRGRASSSSSGEK, from the exons CGATGGTCGCAGGTGGTCGGTGGCGTCACTTCCATCATCAGGCTACGGGACTACTCCGGGGAGCTCTAGTCTATCT TCGCAATGCTCGTCCCAGGAGAGGCTGCTCGCAGTGCAGGCGGTGTGCGAGCCGCCGCGAGCTCCGTGTCCACATTGCCATCAGCACCAGAACTCGCTCAA CAGTTCACAGGGCAGCGGCATGAACAACTGGGCGTCGCTGTCGGACAGCGGCGGCAGTGGCAACACCGCTGCGCGCGCGCCCTCGCCGCAGAGCCCCGCGCGACGCGTGCGCAGCAGAAGTTTGAG TTCGCCGTCCCGCACGGGTGGCGGGGGCGGGTCCAGCGGTGGCTCGGGCTCCAGAGACGATGCGGTGTCCGCCATGTCTGCACTCTTCGCTGCGCGCTTCCCCGCCGCGCAGAAAGCTATGGATGACAA ATTACGAGCGTTAATCGACGAAGTGCTAGAGTTGGACAAGAAGCCTGACCGGCCGCCCATCGAGAGATTTGTACAGAGACAG GTGTTGGAGATGGCTCGCGACTGCTTACACAAGTCGGAGTCGAAGCAAGTCACCAGCACCTATTTCTACGACATGGCGGATAGTCTGGACAGGCTACTTGCTGAG ACTAGAGAGAAATCAGCGGAAGCCGGCAACCAAGTAGCTCCCCTGGTGACTCGGCTGATACTCGCCATGGCACGGCCGGCGCGCCTGCTCGAGTGTCTCGAGTTCGATCCCGAGCGGTTCTACCGACTGCTGGAGGCCGCTGAGGGACATGCCAAGCATCAGCAG GGTATAACGACGGATATCCCGCAGTATATAATTCACAAGCTGGGCCTCTCCCGGGACCCGTTAGCTGAACTCCACGCCCCACCGCCACCCCCACCGCCACAGAATACCTCGCCTTCCAA AACGCGAGGTCGTCAGTCCCCGCCCAGTGGGCAGGGCTCCACCAACGCCCCGCCCTCCGAGAACGACTACCATGTCATCAAACTGATCTCCAACGGCGCCTACGGAGCCGTCTACCTGGTGAAACACAAACAGACTAGGACTAG GTACGCAATGAAGAAGATAAGTAAAAACAATTTGATATTAAGAAATCAAGTGGAACAAGCGTTTGCTGAGCGAGATATCCTCAGTTTTGCTGACAATCCTTTCGTG GTGACGATGTACTGCTCGTTCGAGACGAAGCGCCACCTGTGCTTCGTGCTGGAGTTCGTGGAGGGCGGGGACTGCGCCACGCTGCTGCGCGCCGGCCCGCTGCCGCCCGACATGGCGCGCCACTACTTCGCCGAGGCCGTGCTCGCCGTCGAGTACCTGCACTCCTACGGCATCGTGCACCGGGACCTTAAGCCTGATAA TTTGTTAATAACGGCGACCGGTCACATTAAACTGACGGATTTTGGTCTCAGCAAGATGGGATTGATGTCGT TGGCGACGAATCTATACGAGGAGTATGCGGACAGGGAGGCGAGGCAGTTCTCCGACAAACAAGTCTGTGGCACTCCGGAGTATATCGCGCCTGAAGTCATACTCAGACAG GGTTACGGCAAGCCGGTGGACTGGTGGTCGATGGGTATAATCCTGTACGAGTTCCTGGTCGGCTGCGTGCCCTTCTTCGGAGACACTCCTGAGGAGCTGTTCGCACATACTGTCAACG ACGACATCGAGTGGCCGTCGGAGGAGGACTTCCCCATCGCGGTGGAGGCGCGCGCCATCATCACGGAGCTGCTGGCCAGGAACCCACGGGACCGGCTCGGGACTGGCGGCACGCACCAGGTCAAG GAACACGTGTACTTCTGTGGCCTGGACTGGAACAACCTGTTGCGAAGGAAAGCGGAGTTTATACCGCAGCTGGACAACGATGAGGACACCAGCTACTTCGACA CGCGCTGCGACCGCTACAACCACAGCGAGGTGGACACGGACGAGGCGGCGGAGCCCCCCGAGGCGGCCGACGACGCCGGCCTCTTCGCCGCCTTCTCCTCCACCTCGCCGCAGTGGCGCCGACACTACCACCACTCCTGCGCTGAACACGACTCTAGG AGCACGGACAGTTGGCCCGGCACCCCGGACAGTGCGGGTCCGCCCACTACCCCCACCGCGCCGCTGCATCACCATCCTAAATGTCCG ATGGTGGGAGGCACATCGACAGCGGAGTCTTCCCAGACGGACAGCGACGACGTGTCGCCGGCGGCACGgcgccgcgccgcactgcgGCCGCAACACGGCCCGCAACATGGCCCGCACCACTCCCTGCACGCGCACCCCCTGGCACACCCCCACCCCCACCCGCACCCCATCCCCCACCCGCACCCCGCGCCCGCCTTGTTGCCACATCCCCATCTATCTACTACTTCTACATCAATGGCGCTTGTGCCTAGACT ATCCGATATATCGAAGAAGGACGAGCCCCACAAGAGCCTTAGCCTGGACAAGCCCGACCGGGTCGAGCGCCCCGACCGCCCAGACCGCCCAGACCGCCCGGACCGCCCCGAGCGGCCCGAGAAATCGCGCCCCACTGCCATCGTCCCCAAGTCCATGCGACGGTCCGCTAGCACGTCTGGACTGTCCCTGGTTATACATCCAG CAGACGACAGTACGCTGAGTATCGGCGCGGGATCCCCGTGCGCGGGCAACACGTCGTCCACGAACTCGTCCCGCGACTCGTCCCCCTGCCGGGACCCCCCCTCGCCCTTCGCGCTGCCCAGCCACTC GCTGATCCAGTCGTCGAAGCCCCCGATAGTGGTGCGGCGCGGGCCGCGCGGGTTCGGGTTCACCATCCACACCGTGCGCGTCTACTACGGCGACACCGACTACTACACCATGCACCATCTTGTCTCG GCGGTGAACGAGCAAGGCGCGGCGTGGGCGGCGGGGCtccgcgccggggacctcatCACGCAGCTCAACGGGGAGTCCGTGCAGGGACTGCTGCACACGCAG GTTCTCCGACTGCTACTGGCCGCTCCCCACGCCACGCTGCGGGCGACTCCGCTAGACCAAACTACTATACAG GCGGGTGGCCGACGTCGTGCATGGTGCGGTCGTCGCGCGACGGCGCCCCCCCGGCCGCGCCCCCGGCGGCGCTGCTCGCTGTTCCGCAGGATCTCCACCAAGCGGGCCTCGCAGGAGATGCACCAG ATGGTATCATCGGGAGAATGTGTATCGTCCCCATCCCCCGCGCCCGCGTCCCCCGCCGCCGACAGCCCGCTACATACAACCACCACTACACACTACCAACG GCCATCTTCCCTCCACGGGTTGAAGCACAAGTTAGTAGCAGGCGGTGGAGTAGGCGCAGTGGGAGGAGGGGGTGAAGTCCGCCGCGCCTCCCTGCAACACATGCCCCTCTCCCCCCTCGCACGCACCCCATCCCCCTCGCCGCAACCACAACCGGCCTCGCCTACTAG ACTACACCCCCGCTCGGCGGAATCGAAGTGCTCGATATCGCCACTATGttgcgggggcgcgggcgccgTGTCAGGCTCAGTAGCCAGTGCGGGCAGCGGCGCAgggggcgcgcggcgcggcgtggTGTGGCGGGCcgccgcccccgcgccccccacGCCCACGCCGCCCCCCGCCGACAAACTCGAcgatgcgcccgcgccgctgccCAGGATCGCGGAGGAGAAGGACTCCCCTACACATCATGCTAGGAACTTGCCTAATAG GACCCCGTCCAAGCAGGCGGCGCCCAGCATCTTCACGTCGTCCCCCAAGCCGAGCCTGGACAAGTCGGCGTTCGACACGTCGGCCTCGTTCGCGTCGCTCTCTCTCTCCGACGAGTCCTTCATTGACACGTCCGCTGATCTCTCGCTACTGGACACGTCGCGAGAGGTGTATTTGG ATGACAGTCGAACAAGCACGGACGCGAGCATAATTATAGAAGAGAAACCGAAAAAGATCACAATACCCGACCCACCAGTGGAAGTACAGCCTAAAGCCAGAAAGAAATCCGACTCTAGTCTCAAGGACGAGGACTTAAAATCGAAAGACAAGCAAAAAACCAAACCAGAAAAGccagaattaaaaaaacaagattCCATATCCAGAATTGAAGAGAAAATGGACTATGCAGCAGTGTTGAAAGAAGATAAGTCCAAAGAAAAAGTCATGGAAAGGACTGGTTCAGTGAAAAAGGTTGAGAAAcaagagaaagagaaaaaagTGGAGAAAGACAAGAAACAGGAGAAGGTTGAAGCGAAGAGGAGTGAGTCTGTCAAGAGGAGTGAGGGGCTCAAGAAGCAGGAGTCTGTTGATACTATTAAG TCACCAGAACCACTGGAATCGGAAGGTCGTTCGAAGAACAGCATGGTCAGCAAGCTGCTGGGAGTGATGGGGCGCAAGGGGACCAGGGATAGAGACGATGATGACCACAGAGGAAGCAAGAAAGCTGATAAACATGCCAAGAAGAAG aGTAGTAACCTACCACCGCAACCACAACAACCGGTCAAGTCAGAACCGGTCACGCAAGAGAAACCTTCAGATAGAGAATCAGAAGAAAAGAAATCGAAGAAATCCCGCGGTAGAGCCTCCAGCTCGTCATCAGGAGAAAAGTAA